The Argonema galeatum A003/A1 DNA window GATTTCCCCCCAAAGGAATATACAGGTATTCTCTCAAGAAGTTCGACAAAGTGATGTGCCAGCGTCGCCAAAAATCAATGATGTTAACAGCTTTGTAAGGCGAATCAAAGTTGAGTGGTAACTTGATGCCAAACAAATAGGAAGCCCCAATCGCCATGTCCGAATAGCCTGAAAAATCAAAGTAGAGCTGCAATGTGTATGCTAGCACTCCAGCCCAAGCTTCAAAAAATGTGAGCGGTAAGCCTTGAGAAGCAGCATCAAAAACCGGAGTAGCGTAGACAGCGATTCTATCGGCAAATACAACTTTTTTAAACAGCCCCATGAAAAAAATTGTTAGTCCAACAGCCAGATATTCACCTTTAAACCTATAAATTGATTTATCGGCAAACTGGGGCATTAAATCTTTATGGTGGACAATTGGGCCAGCGATGAGGTGCGGAAAAAAGGTAACGAAGAGGCAGTAGTTGAAAAAATTGTCTTCCTTAGTTTCTCCTCGGTAGGCATCCACCAGATAAGTAATTTGCACAAAAGTGAAAAATGAGATGGCTAAAGGTAAGACAATAGGATCTAATCGAAAAGCAGTACCAATCAGGTGATTAACGCTATCAGCAAAGAAGTTGGCATATTTGAAATAGCCAATTAAAGCAAGATTGACTGCAATGGCCAGAGTCAATAGAACTTTTCTGCTAAGTTTTAACGTAAGGCGCTTCCTTAGTGCATAACCCACAGCATAGTTAAAGAAAATGGAGAATAATAGCAATTTTAAATTAGCTGGGTTCCACCATCCATAGAAAAATAAGGATGCAGCCACCAGCCATAAAATTGCTATTTTGTGCTTATTAGAATAATTTATACTGCCAATACCAAAAAATATTAATACTGCTATTGGCAAAAACAGAAAAATAAACTCAAATGAGTTAAATAGCATAGTAACGACTCAAAAGTAGATGTTTCAGGACTTACGCACCCAGAACCTCAAAGCTCGATTATTCCCCCCTAACCCCTGAAAAAGGGGAACCTGAAAGCTGTAACATCCCCCACGAGAGAGATAGATTTCTCTTTTCGGGATTGTAAAAAAAGCTAGGACAAGCTTATGGGTATTTAACCTTATTGCCTTTTTTAGCTACTCCTTCGGCTGCTCCTAGCAAAAAAATCTTAACGCTTTCGTTATTTTTGCAGTGGTTGTAAAAGGCGGGAAACAGATCGGAACCAGAGATCTTTTCTTTTAGTGGTGTACCTAAAAACTTAGCAGCGTACAGCACTATTTGACTATCGCACACTCTATAAGTTGCACTGTCATAGGCTTTGTAGAAGTCTCGATCGTTTTGCAACTTGATGAGATGGTCTACATTGGGCGTAAACACGATCCCACCTACTTCGAGCTTTTCTAATAGCTCCACTTTTGAAAAATTGTCAATCGGTAAGTTTAGAATGTTTACTTTTTTCATCGATGCGACCTCCCTAATAAATATAAAGAACGGAGTACGTTATTGCCAGAATGAGAAGTGGAGAAAGTTTAGTGTCTACCAGTTGTTTCTGCTTAAACAGCCTACTAGCAATGAAGGGTAAGTGTACTTTCTTGACTTTGTAAAGCCATTAACACAGCCCGCTCACAGTAGTAATACAGAGGACAGTAATTGGTATCTCTCGGAAGATAGAACTCCTTTTGAGCAACTACTTACGTGGAATTACTTGCCCTACTTAGTGAGAATAACAAACCTTACCCTTGGTGTGTTTAAAGATTTGATAAAGTTCAGTACTTAGGTGTAAAGTTATTATAAAGATACGGATTTGACTGAGATGAGCAAGGCTTCTACTAGGGTTAGCACCCTAGTAGAAGCCTCACCTGGCGGATAAACTGTGGAAATTACTTAGATTGGGTAATACGGAGATGCAACAGCTAATCATCCAGGTCGATGAAGGGGGAGGAAGCAGCACTGGTACACAGTTTCCTGCACTACGCGATCGCAAACCTCCCTAAATTGGCAGAATCCCACGTTTTTGTAACCATTCGTTATTAATAAAGTCAGGCATGGCAACGACACTGGCAACTGGGCGACTGGGATGATCGAACACCTAAGCAAAAGCTCCATCAGGCTATGGACAAGACTGAAGCAAAGGCTATCGTCGGAGGGCAGGGTATTAGTCACCTGCTCCAGTGTGGCTGCGTGTATCATTTTGTTGCGCCTCACAGGACTGTTGCAGACCTGGGAATGGGGGACTCTAGACCAGTTCTTTCGTGTGTGTCCCCCGCAACCAGCGGACGATCGCATACTCATTGTTCGCATTGATGAAGAAAATCTCCAGAAATTTGGTCAATGGCCGATTCCCGATCGCGTTATGGCCCAGCTGCTGCAAAAATTACACTCAAAAGAGCCCCGCGCCATTGGCTTAGACATCTATCGGGATTTGCCCGTCGAACCGGGTCATGCCGAATTAGAGAATACTTTTAAAAAGATACCCAACTTAATTGGGATTGAAAAACTTAAAGATAAAAATCAAAATACTTCCCACGTAAAACCCCCGCCTGTACTTAGCCAGCGCCAGCAGGTTGGTTTTAATAACGTCGTTGTAGACGCCGACGGCAAGGTGCGTCGCAGCGTGCTTTACTGGTGGTCAGATGGGAGGCAACATACCAGTTTCGCACTCCAGCTGGCTTTCATTTATCTTAAGGCAGAAGGCATTGAGCCAAAGGAGGCAAAAGGCACGGTCTATCTCCAGCTGGGTAAAAGCGTATTTCGGAGCTTTCAGTCGAACGACGGCGGCTATGTAAGAACGGATGACAAAGGCTACCAAATTTTGGGCAGCTTTCTGAAACCGTCTACCAGTTTTCGTACTGTTTCTATGACAGAAGTGTTAGCAGACAGGATACCCCGCGATTGGGTGCGCGATCGCATCGTCCTGATCGGTTCAACTGCCATCAGCCTCAATGATTTTTTCTACACTCCTTACAGCAGCGACCCGATCAAGTCGGCGCTACCTATTCCCGGCGTCGAGGTGCAAGCTAATTTTATCAGCCAAATCCTCACAGCCTCCCAGTCGGGAAGACGATTGCTCAACGTTTGGACAGAGCCTCTAGAATGGCTTTGGATTTGGGGCTGGTCTTGGCTAGGAGCTATTTTAATTTGGCGATCGCCCTCTCTAGCACGGTCTATTCTCATTATCCTCCTCGCCCTCTCTGGCCTCACCGGCACTTCTTACTTAGCTTTCTTGGCGGGTTGGTGGATACCCCTCATTCCCCCCCTCCTAGCCCTCCTCAGTTCTGCTATGGTCATCACAGGTTATCTTGCCCACCTGAAAGATGAGTTAAAGCGCTCCAAAGAATTCTTGCAAAACGTCATCAATGCCATTCCCGATCCTGTCTTTGTCAAAGACAAACAACACCGATGGATTGTTCTAAATCAGGCTTATTGTCAATTTCTGGGATATCCCCTCAGTACCTTAATCGAAAAGTCAGACTATGATTTTTTTC harbors:
- a CDS encoding MBOAT family O-acyltransferase, which produces MTLAIAVNLALIGYFKYANFFADSVNHLIGTAFRLDPIVLPLAISFFTFVQITYLVDAYRGETKEDNFFNYCLFVTFFPHLIAGPIVHHKDLMPQFADKSIYRFKGEYLAVGLTIFFMGLFKKVVFADRIAVYATPVFDAASQGLPLTFFEAWAGVLAYTLQLYFDFSGYSDMAIGASYLFGIKLPLNFDSPYKAVNIIDFWRRWHITLSNFLREYLYIPLGGNRKGNFRRYLNLMITMLLGGLWHGAGWTFIFWGGLHGIYLVINHQWRSFRRWLGHDLNKSHWFTQGISWFVTFLAVIVSWVFFRAKTLDAATGILGAMTGANGISLPKALLTKLGFMENFGIIRFDGITNSTDLPIDYTIFAITFLLFIAWCTPNTQQWMGKYNPITIKQPVINPSSNWSDRFWHKLQWQPNQLWAVASAFLTVISVLSLSRVSEFLYFQF
- a CDS encoding CHASE2 domain-containing protein, translated to MIEHLSKSSIRLWTRLKQRLSSEGRVLVTCSSVAACIILLRLTGLLQTWEWGTLDQFFRVCPPQPADDRILIVRIDEENLQKFGQWPIPDRVMAQLLQKLHSKEPRAIGLDIYRDLPVEPGHAELENTFKKIPNLIGIEKLKDKNQNTSHVKPPPVLSQRQQVGFNNVVVDADGKVRRSVLYWWSDGRQHTSFALQLAFIYLKAEGIEPKEAKGTVYLQLGKSVFRSFQSNDGGYVRTDDKGYQILGSFLKPSTSFRTVSMTEVLADRIPRDWVRDRIVLIGSTAISLNDFFYTPYSSDPIKSALPIPGVEVQANFISQILTASQSGRRLLNVWTEPLEWLWIWGWSWLGAILIWRSPSLARSILIILLALSGLTGTSYLAFLAGWWIPLIPPLLALLSSAMVITGYLAHLKDELKRSKEFLQNVINAIPDPVFVKDKQHRWIVLNQAYCQFLGYPLSTLIEKSDYDFFPRHEADIFWEQDEIIFHNGKPAENEEPFTDARGNTHLIATKRSLHKDAAGNLFLVGVIRDITERKRLEEDLKRTAAELVHYNTELKLSEDRLRHLAYHDTLTGLPNRKLFYERLSQSVEWARDNEQWVALLFLDLDGFKQINDTHGHDMGDLLLQAVAERLTRCLRSTDTVSRLGGDEFTVILPAIPSASDVARVASKILSTITRPFALKGETINVTISIGISVFPLNGDDINTLIKNADAAMYRAKQLGKNKYEFS
- a CDS encoding WecB/TagA/CpsF family glycosyltransferase; protein product: MKKVNILNLPIDNFSKVELLEKLEVGGIVFTPNVDHLIKLQNDRDFYKAYDSATYRVCDSQIVLYAAKFLGTPLKEKISGSDLFPAFYNHCKNNESVKIFLLGAAEGVAKKGNKVKYP